DNA from Phycisphaerae bacterium:
GAGGAGCGTGCCGGTGAAATCGCTCTTCTTGCCTGCGGCGAAATCACCCGGCGCGGCGACTCGGTTTCCAACGTGCTCCCATGCAGAGGGCCGGAGAATATGATTAAGATCCTGATCGCCGACGATCACACCCTGGTTCGCAAAGGTATCAAGAGAATGCTCGAGGAGCAGCCTGATTTCAAGGTTGTCGGCGAGGCCGCCGAAGGCAAGGAGACAGTTGCCAAGACTCGCGAAACGCAACCGGATGTCGTGCTCATGGACGTAGCGATGCCCGGGACAGACGGCATTGAGGCCACCAAACAGTTGACGAGGAACCGGAAGTCGAAGACGCGTGTCCTGGTGCTCACCATGTACGCCGACGAACACTTTGCGGCTCGGTTGCTTCGCAGCGGAGCCAGCGGCTACGTCGTCAAAGACGCCGCGCCATCGGAGCTCGTTGACGCCATCCGCAGTGTGTACGAGGGGAAACGGTTTATCTCTTCGTCTCTGCGCGAGGCGCTGGCGATGCGTTATGTGAACGGACAGGCGCCGGACCCTGTCGATGCCATCTCGGACCGCGAATTCCAGGTCCTGCGTCTCCTGGCGTCGGGCCAGACGAACCGTGAGATCGCTGCGAATCTAGGCCTGAGCGTGAAGACCGTCGACGCGCATCGCCTCAACATTCTCAGCAAACTCGATCTGCGCAATAACTCCGACCTTACCAAGTTTGCCATTCGACACGGTATTGTCAGCAGCTAACAAGGACCCAGCGGAGTCGGCATGAATTTGCATCCCGTGTCTCCTGCGATGGTCGACCAGCGGCCATGACCGGGCGTCAGAGCGCGGCGGGAAGGGAGCGTCTGCCTTGCAAAGACTCCTCGCACAGGATCCGGGAGATCCGTGACAGAAGCGGCGGCAGTCCTGGCGGCTGACCCGGTTGTGGTGCACGCAAGCCGAAAGCAGACCGCTTCAGCGGTCTTTCCCGAAGGGCAAACAGGCCGGTCGTTTGATGACTGGCTCACGGTCGGCTAATTCCTCCTTCACTGTGTTATCCCACCGAGGCCGTTTTAACGGGCCTGTCCTTGTCAGTTAGGCCCGTTGAAACGGGCTGAGACCATAGAAAGGAAGAAGAACCGCGGGCGACCACCAGCCGGCCACATCACGGCCAGCCTATCAGCCCACCTGTGGCAGGCCCCCCCTGAAGGAGGTTAATCGCCCAACCTGGACCGGTCGGCATGTCCACCCAAACTGTCACGCACCGGGATCCGGGAGATCCGGCCGGCTTGACGCTTTCCATGAAGGACCGCCTTTCTGCGGGCCGCAACCCAAGCGCACCGCGATCCGGAAACCTACCCACAAGCCGCACAGACATCCGGGTGTTAGGTTCCGATGCAAGGTTATCGGCCGTTTCTCGATCGGGAGCGGGCCGTTTGGCGACGATCGGACGCCTATCCGTCTGTCCGCCTCTGACTACCTCTAATAATACTTCTAGCATTCCCTTTCCTACACACAAGAACTGGTTCTTATAAGTTCGCAGGAAGCACACTTATACATTCCTCGGCACCGTTGCCGAACATACAGGCGCGGTCCGGGCAAGAACGATCAGGCGACGGCTTTGTCCCAGCGAGTCGGGATTCAGGGGTTCGTCGCGGATCTCGCCGGTCTTGTCTGATGCACTTGTCAATGATCGCGGGAGACGTTGCCGGCGCCGGGCTGCAGGTCCGGGAGCCAACAGCGGGTCGAACGAATTGTCCCCCGTTTCGGTCAGGAGGATAACAGGATGAGTGCTCCGGAAACGATAGAGCGTGTCGAGCAGGGACTGCTCCGGGGATGTCCACGTGTCCGGGCCCTAGCCAGTGCGCACCATCTGGATGGTGTTGGCCGTCCGGCGGGCCTGCGCTGGTCATTGTGTTTGATGCTCTTGCCTCGATGCCAAGCAGCGCGTTTGAGAGCCTGAGGAGGAGCGCCTTTCTGCGGGCTGGAACCCGAGCGCACAGCGATCGAGAAACATGCGCGCAACCCGCACAGATGTTCAGCCATAAGGTTCCGGCAACATCTTGTTGAATCATAACACGTTGTGCCCCATAGTTCTTTCCTATCCTGCCCATCTGGCCGATGCTTGGGTTCCTTTGGCGCGGAGAGCCATCGGCGGTGGTCAGGCAGGCGAGGGGGGTGACGGCTCGTCGGCGGACCCAGACGTTTCTGATTGTGGTGATGGGTTCGTTTCGCATTTCCGGGGTTCTCGTTCCCTGTCAGTGTGGTCACGGCCTGTTGGGGCAGGCCCCGCGCAGAACGTCTCCCATGC
Protein-coding regions in this window:
- a CDS encoding response regulator transcription factor: MLVLFEERAGEIALLACGEITRRGDSVSNVLPCRGPENMIKILIADDHTLVRKGIKRMLEEQPDFKVVGEAAEGKETVAKTRETQPDVVLMDVAMPGTDGIEATKQLTRNRKSKTRVLVLTMYADEHFAARLLRSGASGYVVKDAAPSELVDAIRSVYEGKRFISSSLREALAMRYVNGQAPDPVDAISDREFQVLRLLASGQTNREIAANLGLSVKTVDAHRLNILSKLDLRNNSDLTKFAIRHGIVSS